The following proteins come from a genomic window of Pyxidicoccus sp. MSG2:
- the hemG gene encoding protoporphyrinogen oxidase, with product MSVVVVGGGISGLVVAHRLRSRGRDCVLLESSGRLGGAVGTRARGGYLVEQGPNSFLDREPATRELATALHLEGRIRAADAAAKRRYVYTRGRLRSVPASPPAFLGSDILPLGAKLRVMGELFTGRAPQGVDESLADFGRRHLGRTATQVLLDAVQTGIYAGDVERLSVAATFPPLVKLEREHRSLILGAIRSQKAQKALPAGTAGAAPPPKLSGALSTFDGGLQTLIDALATALGDATHVGATVEGLERHEDGWRLRVHEHGRSAELSAKHVVLAVPSHVATGLLRPLDATLAAKVADIEYAPIAVVHLGFDAGTTPAPDGFGFLVPSGEKRRLLGAIHASTTFPFRVEGGRVLYTCMVGGARQPDLVKQDEEALVALAREELKALAGVTATPSFREVIRWERGIPQYNVGHLERVSAIDAALQRWPGLHLTGNAYKGVGLNDCIRNGALLADVLAGAV from the coding sequence CCTCGTGGAGCAGGGGCCGAACAGCTTCCTGGACCGCGAGCCGGCCACGCGCGAGCTGGCGACGGCCCTCCACCTGGAAGGTCGCATCCGCGCGGCCGACGCGGCGGCGAAGCGTCGCTATGTGTACACGCGAGGTCGACTCAGGTCCGTACCGGCGTCCCCGCCCGCGTTCCTCGGCTCGGACATCCTTCCGCTCGGCGCGAAGCTGCGCGTCATGGGCGAGCTCTTCACGGGCCGCGCGCCCCAGGGCGTGGACGAGTCGCTGGCGGACTTCGGCCGCCGCCACCTGGGGCGCACGGCGACGCAGGTGCTGCTGGACGCGGTGCAGACGGGCATCTACGCGGGCGACGTGGAGCGGCTCAGCGTGGCCGCGACGTTTCCTCCCCTGGTGAAGCTGGAGCGAGAGCATCGCAGCCTCATCCTCGGCGCCATCCGCTCGCAGAAGGCGCAGAAGGCGCTGCCCGCGGGCACGGCGGGCGCGGCCCCGCCGCCGAAGCTGAGCGGCGCGCTGAGCACCTTCGACGGGGGCCTGCAGACGCTCATCGACGCGCTGGCCACGGCACTGGGCGACGCGACGCACGTGGGTGCCACGGTGGAGGGACTGGAGCGGCACGAGGACGGCTGGCGACTCCGGGTCCACGAGCACGGGCGGAGCGCGGAGCTGTCCGCGAAGCACGTGGTGCTGGCGGTGCCCTCGCACGTGGCCACGGGGCTCTTGCGGCCGCTGGACGCGACGCTCGCCGCGAAGGTGGCGGACATCGAATACGCGCCCATCGCCGTCGTGCACCTGGGCTTCGACGCGGGGACGACGCCCGCGCCGGACGGCTTCGGCTTCCTCGTGCCCTCGGGCGAGAAGCGGCGGCTGCTGGGCGCCATCCATGCGTCCACCACGTTCCCCTTCCGCGTGGAGGGCGGGCGGGTGCTCTACACATGCATGGTGGGCGGGGCGCGCCAGCCAGACCTGGTGAAGCAGGACGAGGAGGCCCTGGTGGCGCTGGCCCGCGAGGAGCTGAAGGCGCTCGCGGGGGTGACGGCGACCCCGTCCTTCAGGGAGGTCATCCGCTGGGAACGCGGCATTCCCCAGTACAACGTGGGACACCTGGAGCGCGTGTCCGCCATCGACGCGGCGCTCCAGCGCTGGCCGGGCCTCCACCTGACGGGCAACGCCTACAAGGGCGTGGGCCTCAACGACTGCATCCGCAACGGGGCTCTGCTCGCGGACGTGCTCGCCGGGGCCGTGTAG
- a CDS encoding sensor histidine kinase, which produces MSEKSEASIVRATWRALVEPRRLLPILLVAAPLVAAQVRFSREPLAVYLGVLMCLMFVAVAPVSYRFLFPEGLDLSHGGIRLLLYCTVGSGVVLTSGFVLPKLLGMGPTFLTQRLNLAVCGALFLVGGWGLGRDIGFEESLVRERARAARFALEAEQAQLLALRSHLDPHFLFNTLNAIAEWCREDGAVAEAAVLRLSTMLRSVLAGVRSATWPLSQELELVRTLFDLHLLRDPDLFQLGMNVPSGAGDVPVPPLVLLPLAENAVKHGPAAGHRGRLSLDITVRDGEVEVAIENPGASKGPREGSAGLPTVERRLALAYGGRARLTLESAQERTRVTVILPRSGPLPGVVT; this is translated from the coding sequence ATGTCGGAGAAGTCGGAAGCATCCATCGTCCGTGCCACGTGGCGGGCCCTCGTGGAGCCCCGGAGGCTGTTGCCCATCCTCCTGGTGGCCGCGCCGCTCGTGGCCGCCCAGGTGCGCTTCAGTCGCGAGCCGCTGGCCGTGTACCTGGGCGTGCTGATGTGCCTGATGTTCGTGGCCGTGGCGCCCGTCTCCTACCGCTTCCTCTTCCCGGAGGGGTTGGACCTGAGCCACGGCGGCATCCGCCTGCTGCTGTACTGCACCGTGGGCAGCGGCGTGGTGCTCACCTCCGGCTTCGTGCTGCCGAAGCTGCTCGGCATGGGGCCCACCTTCCTCACCCAGCGCCTCAACCTCGCGGTGTGCGGCGCCCTCTTCCTCGTGGGCGGCTGGGGCCTGGGCCGGGACATCGGCTTCGAGGAGAGCCTGGTGCGCGAGCGGGCCCGCGCCGCGCGCTTCGCGCTGGAGGCGGAGCAGGCGCAGTTGCTCGCGCTGCGCAGCCACCTGGACCCGCACTTCCTCTTCAACACCCTCAACGCCATCGCCGAGTGGTGCCGCGAGGACGGCGCCGTCGCCGAGGCCGCCGTGCTGCGGCTGTCCACCATGCTCCGCTCCGTGCTCGCCGGCGTGCGCAGCGCCACCTGGCCCCTGTCCCAGGAGTTGGAGCTCGTCCGCACCCTCTTCGATTTGCACCTGCTGAGAGACCCGGACCTCTTCCAGCTCGGAATGAACGTTCCTTCCGGCGCGGGGGACGTGCCCGTCCCGCCGCTGGTGCTGCTGCCGCTCGCGGAGAACGCCGTGAAGCACGGCCCCGCCGCCGGCCACCGGGGCCGCCTGTCGCTGGACATCACCGTGCGCGACGGCGAGGTGGAGGTGGCCATCGAAAACCCCGGCGCCTCCAAGGGCCCCCGCGAGGGCAGCGCCGGCCTGCCCACCGTGGAGCGCCGCCTGGCCCTGGCCTATGGCGGCAGGGCCCGCCTCACGCTCGAGAGCGCGCAAGAGCGCACCCGCGTCACCGTCATCCTGCCCCGCTCGGGCCCCCTGCCTGGAGTCGTCACGTGA
- a CDS encoding LytR/AlgR family response regulator transcription factor, translating to MSPTLRVLVADDELLARKRLSRLLAAFPDVELCGEAADGEAVLTAVRAGGVDVVLLDIHMPGLSGLDALALMPEGRPRVILCTAHAEHAVEAFNHGAVDYVLKPVEPARLQKALERARARLEESGREAPAPGTEKAPASLPAARGLGRLPIPTRQGIVLVDPETISHAALEDELVTVFTGQGDFLTDFTLNELAEKLPAERFHRVHRRALLNLSHVTRLEPLDTGGYLARTVRGHAVEVSRQSARELRRMLGLRRGTEDEG from the coding sequence GTGAGTCCGACACTGCGCGTCCTCGTCGCCGATGACGAGCTGCTCGCCCGCAAGCGCCTGTCCCGCCTGCTGGCCGCCTTTCCGGATGTGGAGCTGTGCGGCGAGGCCGCGGACGGAGAGGCCGTCCTCACCGCCGTGCGCGCCGGGGGCGTGGACGTGGTGCTGCTGGACATCCACATGCCCGGCCTCAGCGGCCTGGACGCGCTGGCCCTGATGCCGGAGGGGCGCCCTCGCGTCATCCTCTGCACCGCCCACGCCGAGCACGCGGTGGAGGCCTTCAACCACGGCGCCGTGGACTACGTCCTCAAGCCCGTCGAGCCCGCGCGCCTGCAGAAGGCGCTGGAGCGCGCCCGCGCCCGGCTGGAGGAGTCCGGGCGCGAGGCACCGGCCCCCGGCACCGAGAAGGCCCCGGCGTCACTCCCGGCCGCGCGCGGACTGGGGCGGCTGCCCATCCCCACGCGACAGGGCATCGTCCTGGTGGACCCGGAGACGATTTCGCACGCGGCGCTGGAGGACGAGCTGGTGACGGTGTTCACCGGGCAGGGCGACTTCCTCACCGACTTCACCCTCAACGAGCTGGCGGAGAAGCTGCCCGCGGAGCGCTTCCACCGCGTCCACCGCCGGGCGCTGCTGAATCTGTCCCACGTCACCCGGCTGGAGCCGCTGGACACGGGCGGCTACCTGGCGCGCACCGTCCGGGGCCACGCGGTGGAGGTGAGCCGCCAGTCCGCGCGCGAGCTGCGGCGCATGCTCGGCCTCCGCCGGGGCACCGAGGACGAGGGCTGA
- a CDS encoding TolB family protein encodes MASSLAFAGCGEAGGAEASGGAEPYATESQRLDESGDEGVSNDRRIIVYQTPTLQLYAVDKKGNTELLAERSGAPVVSPDGREVAYAKLPNSWRAGDPVTRAELHVYNTRTGDTERLTQGNDDTEPVWTPDGKSLLFQSKKRSGMESLWKVKKNGNALEQVTNEDCSTRNSPSYIPNPLSSETVEWDADRRIIVYTTTTSLTDSEVRVIRFDRALNVEEAYSLGVGYAPKWTDHGTVVFQRNVNGQVVTIEVSVD; translated from the coding sequence ATGGCTTCTTCCCTGGCGTTTGCCGGGTGCGGCGAGGCGGGCGGGGCGGAGGCCTCCGGCGGTGCCGAGCCGTACGCGACGGAGTCGCAGCGGCTGGACGAGAGCGGTGACGAGGGTGTCTCCAACGACCGTCGCATCATCGTGTACCAGACCCCGACGCTGCAGCTGTACGCGGTGGACAAGAAGGGCAACACCGAGCTGCTCGCGGAGCGCAGCGGCGCGCCGGTGGTCTCGCCGGATGGCCGCGAGGTGGCGTACGCGAAGCTGCCGAACTCGTGGAGGGCGGGCGACCCGGTGACGCGCGCGGAGCTGCACGTGTACAACACGCGCACGGGCGACACCGAGCGGCTGACGCAGGGCAATGACGACACCGAGCCGGTGTGGACGCCGGACGGCAAGAGCCTGCTGTTCCAGTCCAAGAAGCGCTCGGGGATGGAGTCGCTCTGGAAGGTGAAGAAGAACGGCAACGCGCTGGAGCAGGTGACGAACGAGGACTGCTCCACGAGGAACAGCCCCTCCTACATCCCCAACCCGCTCTCGAGCGAGACGGTGGAGTGGGATGCCGACCGCCGCATCATCGTCTACACCACCACCACCAGCCTGACCGACAGCGAAGTGCGCGTCATCCGCTTCGACCGCGCGCTCAACGTGGAGGAGGCGTACAGCCTGGGCGTGGGCTACGCGCCGAAGTGGACCGACCACGGCACCGTCGTCTTCCAGCGCAACGTGAACGGCCAGGTCGTCACCATCGAAGTCAGCGTGGACTGA
- a CDS encoding glutamate--cysteine ligase has product MGLAIQQEEFRPDDYERFSRRLKESLEALRALLARPGFGVGPSTIGAELELFLVDAAGFPLPINRQVLAQTVDPRVTLEMDRFNLELNLRPGPLAGRPFTALAAEFEDTLREVRRAAATQGARVAVIGILPTLREADLGSGAMTGVARYRALSAAIRHRRAAPFHVSIRGEDTLALAWDDVTLEGANTSLQYHLRVAPGDFARAYNAAQLATAPVLAVSGNSPLFLGHRLWDETRVALFRQAVDDRGEPGEGGFHPHARVSFGHGWAREGAHELFAEAVALHPPLLPVVGRESPLECVRAGGLPGLDELRLHQSTVWTWNRAIYDPKDSGHLRIELRALPAGPTVVDMVANGAFLLGLTLALAERVDALLPALPFVHAYGNFIRAARQGLDAELLWPADAAPSPRPVRVVELVPRLLPLAHQGLVRAGVDAADADAMLGIIERRVALGRTGARWQRLELARLEARMPRADALAAMLERYLHHADSGEPLHTWPVE; this is encoded by the coding sequence ATGGGTCTGGCCATCCAGCAGGAGGAGTTCCGCCCGGACGACTACGAGCGCTTCTCGCGGCGGCTGAAGGAGAGCCTGGAGGCGCTGCGCGCGCTGCTGGCGCGTCCGGGCTTCGGGGTGGGGCCGAGCACCATCGGCGCGGAGCTGGAGCTGTTCCTCGTGGACGCGGCGGGCTTCCCGCTGCCCATCAACCGTCAGGTGCTGGCGCAGACGGTGGACCCGCGGGTGACGCTGGAGATGGACCGCTTCAACCTGGAGCTCAACCTGCGCCCGGGGCCGCTGGCCGGCAGGCCCTTCACCGCGCTCGCGGCGGAGTTCGAGGACACGCTGCGCGAGGTGCGGCGCGCGGCGGCCACGCAGGGCGCCCGGGTGGCCGTCATCGGCATCCTCCCCACGCTGCGCGAGGCGGACCTGGGCAGCGGCGCGATGACGGGAGTGGCCCGCTACCGCGCGCTGTCCGCGGCCATCCGCCACCGCCGCGCCGCGCCCTTCCACGTGTCCATCCGCGGCGAGGACACGCTGGCGCTCGCCTGGGACGACGTGACGCTGGAGGGCGCCAACACGTCGCTCCAGTACCATCTGAGGGTGGCGCCGGGTGACTTCGCGCGGGCCTACAACGCGGCACAACTGGCCACGGCGCCGGTGCTGGCGGTGTCCGGCAACTCGCCGCTCTTCCTCGGGCACCGGCTGTGGGACGAGACGCGGGTGGCGCTGTTCCGGCAGGCGGTGGACGACCGCGGCGAGCCGGGCGAGGGCGGCTTCCATCCGCACGCGCGCGTGTCCTTCGGGCACGGCTGGGCTCGCGAGGGGGCGCACGAGCTGTTCGCCGAGGCGGTGGCCCTGCACCCGCCGCTGCTGCCCGTGGTGGGGCGCGAGTCGCCGCTGGAGTGCGTGAGGGCCGGAGGGCTGCCGGGGCTGGACGAGCTGCGGCTGCACCAGAGCACGGTGTGGACGTGGAACCGCGCCATCTATGACCCCAAGGACTCCGGCCACCTGCGCATCGAGCTGCGTGCCCTGCCGGCGGGCCCCACCGTGGTGGACATGGTGGCCAACGGCGCCTTCCTGCTGGGCCTGACGCTGGCGCTGGCGGAGCGGGTGGACGCGCTGCTGCCCGCGCTGCCCTTCGTCCACGCGTACGGCAACTTCATCCGGGCGGCGCGCCAGGGGCTGGACGCGGAGCTGCTCTGGCCCGCGGACGCGGCGCCCAGTCCCAGGCCGGTGCGGGTGGTGGAGCTGGTGCCCCGGCTGCTGCCGCTGGCGCACCAGGGATTGGTGAGGGCCGGTGTGGACGCGGCCGACGCGGACGCCATGCTGGGCATCATCGAGCGGCGCGTGGCGCTCGGGCGCACGGGCGCGCGCTGGCAGCGGCTGGAGCTGGCGCGGCTGGAGGCGCGGATGCCCCGCGCGGACGCACTGGCGGCGATGCTGGAGCGCTACCTGCACCACGCCGACTCGGGCGAGCCCCTGCATACCTGGCCGGTGGAGTAG
- the rlmN gene encoding 23S rRNA (adenine(2503)-C(2))-methyltransferase RlmN — protein MPSDTPTNLYDFTRPALGELLSGWGFGPYYRDLVWTALYRKQVRSLDEVEGLRPDLQAALRERARLGHLATHTETFSSDGHTHKLLLKLDDGQTIETVLMRFKGRATVCISTQAGCAMGCVFCATGQMGLSRHLTPGEIVGQVLHVNRILRESNESLRNVVLMGMGEPLHNYEGTMAAVDVLVDALGLAMGPRFITLSTVGVVPGIRRLADEERPVQLAVSLHGATDAERAALVPAGRRWPLDELMDACRYYSEKRRRRIFFEWTLISGRNDTAEHAHTLGKLLHGMDAHINVIPLNPTVGYDGGPSRPESVRAFQDVLTSHAVPSTVRQRRGIDIDAGCGQLKSTVERRSRRSLPTSP, from the coding sequence ATGCCGTCCGACACGCCCACCAACCTGTACGACTTCACGCGCCCCGCGCTGGGTGAGCTGCTCTCCGGCTGGGGATTTGGCCCCTACTACCGCGACCTCGTGTGGACCGCGCTGTACCGCAAGCAGGTGCGCTCGCTGGACGAAGTGGAGGGGCTGCGCCCGGACCTCCAGGCCGCCCTGCGCGAGCGGGCCCGCCTGGGCCACCTCGCCACGCACACCGAGACGTTCAGCAGCGACGGCCACACCCACAAGCTGCTGCTCAAGCTCGACGACGGGCAGACGATTGAAACGGTGCTCATGCGTTTCAAGGGCCGCGCCACGGTGTGCATCAGCACGCAGGCCGGCTGCGCCATGGGGTGCGTCTTCTGCGCCACGGGACAGATGGGCCTGTCGCGCCACCTGACGCCCGGCGAAATCGTGGGCCAGGTGCTGCACGTCAACCGCATCCTCCGCGAGTCCAACGAGTCGCTGCGCAACGTCGTCCTCATGGGCATGGGCGAGCCCCTGCACAACTACGAGGGGACGATGGCCGCGGTGGACGTGCTGGTGGACGCGCTCGGGCTGGCCATGGGGCCGCGCTTCATCACCCTGAGCACCGTGGGCGTGGTGCCCGGCATCCGCCGGCTCGCGGACGAGGAGCGCCCCGTGCAGCTCGCCGTCAGCCTCCACGGCGCCACCGACGCCGAGCGCGCCGCGCTGGTGCCCGCCGGCCGCCGCTGGCCCCTGGACGAATTGATGGACGCGTGCCGCTACTACAGCGAGAAACGCAGGCGCCGCATCTTCTTCGAGTGGACGCTCATCTCCGGCCGCAATGACACGGCCGAGCACGCGCACACGCTGGGGAAGCTGCTGCACGGCATGGACGCGCACATCAACGTCATCCCCCTCAACCCCACCGTGGGCTACGACGGCGGGCCCAGCCGCCCGGAGTCCGTGCGCGCCTTCCAGGACGTCCTGACGTCCCATGCGGTGCCCAGCACGGTGCGTCAGCGCCGGGGCATCGACATCGACGCGGGCTGCGGCCAGCTCAAGTCCACCGTGGAGCGTCGCTCACGCCGTTCACTTCCGACCAGCCCTTGA